Proteins found in one Brachypodium distachyon strain Bd21 chromosome 5, Brachypodium_distachyon_v3.0, whole genome shotgun sequence genomic segment:
- the LOC100829966 gene encoding uncharacterized protein LOC100829966, which yields MAALAASRRLLHLRPELELCLRSRVLTLYSCRANGPGRSGHAPPRRRLVSFRQGPCGEGNTFAGKNNAMPSPDEQLNLGKDDSALEPTEKKNFSDEFLQLSLEEEEGHDMVCETTVQDVRKSAVELLAARAFTVSELRKKLCGKKYPADTVDSVIADFKSRGLLNDGYYAESFSRSRWQSSTWGPRRIKQALRQKGVPDAEADQATRKVFQDDQDDENQTARGISEASMDHLFVQASKQWQRGKSLPLENRRARIVRWLQYRGFSWGVTNTIVRKLEAQHPP from the exons ATGGCGGCGCTGGCCGCGagtcgccgcctcctccatctccggccggagctggagctgtGCTTGCGCTCCCGTGTCCTTACCCTCTACTCCTGCCG GGCGAACGGGCCGGGCCGTTCCGGGCACGCGCCTCCGCGCCGGAGGCTCGTGAGCTTCCGTCAAGGCCCCTGCGGCGAGGGGAATACGTTTGCCG GGAAGAACAATGCTATGCCGAGCCCGGATGAACAGCTGAATCTGGGAAAGGATGACAGCGCCCTGGAGCccacggagaagaagaacttcTCCGATGAGTTTCTGCAGCTTTCCttggaagaggaggagggtcATGACATGGTGTGCGAAACCACAGTTCAGGATGTGCGGAAGAGCGCGGTCGAATTGCTTGCTGCCAG AGCATTCACGGTTTCTGAGCTTAGGAAGAAACTATGTGGTAAGAAGTATCCAGCTGACACAGTCGATTCTGTCATTGCTGATTTCAAGTCAAG GGGTTTGTTGAACGATGGTTATTACGCGGAATCATTTTCACGGTCCCGGTGGCAGTCATCAACTTGGGGTCCAAGGCGTATAAAACAG GCACTTCGTCAAAAAGGGGTGCCAGATGCAGAAGCGGACCAAGCGACGAGGAAGGTGTTCCAGGATGACCAGGATGATGAAAACCAGACGGCGCGTGGAATCTCAGAAGCTTCCATGGATCATCTCTTTGTGCAAGCGTCCAAACAGTGGCAGCGAGGGAAGAGCTTGCCTCTGGAGAACCGTCGCGCCCGCATAGTGAGGTGGCTTCAGTACAGAGGATTCAGCTGGGGTGTGACCAACACCATTGTCAGGAAGCTGGAGGCACAGCATCCTCCATGA
- the LOC100834765 gene encoding F-box/kelch-repeat protein At5g15710, which produces MDSAAAPQSARGTSPSRPRTKPRGLEEETRAASPNSKAGGRPSAALLHAADVRMDARVWGALPDDLLVEVLARVPPFLLFRLRSVSRRWGSVLRDPAFLAACAAAPSSHGPCLLTFWRGGAPPQCSVLSVPLRARYKLPTGFLPAWDLWLVGSSHGLLCFSGFDGPAFRTLVCNPLTQDWRVLPDMHYNQQRQLVLAVDRKRRSFKVIAASDVYGDKTLPTEVYDSKEDRWSVHQMMPAANLCSSKMAFCDSRLYLETLSPLGLMMYRVDAGRWEHIPAKFPRSLLDGYLVAGARKRLFLVGRIGLYSTLQSMRIWELDHGRTVWVEISRMPPKYFRALLRLSAERFECFGQDNLICFTSWNQGKGLLYDVDKKAWSWIAGCATQLCNSQFCFYEPRFDASIY; this is translated from the coding sequence ATGgactccgcggcggcgccccaGAGCGCGCGCGGCACGAGCCCGTCCCGGCCGCGCACGAAGCCGCGGGGGCTGGAAGAGGAGACCCGCGCCGCGTCGCCCAACAGCAAGGCGGGGGGCCGCCCCTCGGCCGCGCTCCTCCACGCCGCCGACGTCCGGATGGACGCCCGCGTCTGGGGCGCGCTCCCGGACGACCTCCTCGTCGAGGTTCTCGCCCGGGTCCCGCCCTTCCTGCTCTTCCGCCTCCGCTCCGTCTCCCGCCGCTGGGGCTCCGTGCTCCGCGACCcggccttcctcgccgcctgcgccgcggcGCCTTCCTCCCACGGCCCATGCCTCCTCACCTTCTGGAGGGGCGGCGCCCCGCCGCAGTGCAGCGTGCTCAGCGTGCCCCTCCGCGCCCGCTACAAGCTCCCCACGGGGTTCCTCCCCGCCTGGGACCTCTGGCTCGTCGGCTCCTCGCAcggcctcctctgcttctccGGCTTCGACGGCCCCGCCTTCCGCACCCTCGTCTGCAACCCGCTCACGCAGGACTGGCGGGTGCTCCCGGACATGCACTACAACCAGCAGAGGCAGCTCGTGCTCGCCGTCGACAGGAAGCGCCGCTCCTTCAAGGTGATCGCCGCCAGCGATGTGTATGGGGACAAGACGCTCCCCACCGAGGTCTATGACTCCAAGGAGGATAGATGGTCCGTGCACCAGATGATGCCCGCGGCGAACCTGTGCTCGTCCAAGATGGCATTCTGCGACTCCCGGCTGTACTTGGAGACGCTCTCGCCGCTCGGGCTGATGATGTATAGAGTGGACGCAGGCCGCTGGGAACATATACCGGCCAAGTTCCCGCGGTCACTGCTGGATGGGTATCTAGTTGCTGGAGCTCGCAAAAGGTTGTTCTTAGTGGGGAGGATCGGGCTATACAGCACACTGCAGAGTATGAGAATCTGGGAGTTGGATCATGGTAGGACTGTCTGGGTGGAAATAAGCAGAATGCCACCCAAGTACTTTAGGGCACTGCTGAGGCTGTCTGCCGAGAGATTCGAGTGCTTTGGGCAGGACAACTTGATCTGTTTCACGTCCTGGAACCAGGGCAAAGGTCTTCTATACGATGTGGACAAGAAGGCTTGGTCGTGGATTGCTGGCTGTGCAACTCAGTTGTGCAATAGCCAGTTCTGCTTTTATGAGCCAAGATTCGACGCTTCGATCTATTGA
- the LOC100833541 gene encoding ubiquitin-conjugating enzyme E2 28, translating into MASKRILKELKDLQKDPPTSCSAGPVGEDMFHWQATIMGPSDSPFTGGLFLVNIHFPPDYPFKPPKVSFRTKVFHPNINSNGSICLDILKEQWSPALTISKVLLSICSLLTDPNPDDPLVPEIAHMYKTDRAKYESTARSWTQKYAMG; encoded by the exons ATGGCGTCCAAGAGGATCCTCAAGGAGCTGAAGGACCTGCAGAAGGACCCTCCCACGTCATGCAGCGCAG GTCCTGTGGGTGAGGACATGTTCCATTGGCAGGCTACTATCATGGGCCCCTCGGACAGCCCATTCACTGGTGGTTTATTTTTAGTGAACATTCATTTTCCACCAGATTACCCATTCAAGCCACCGAAG GTATCTTTCCGCACCAAGGTTTTCCACCCGAACATCAACAGCAACGGCAGCATTTGCCTTGACATTCTTAAGGAGCAGTGGAGCCCGGCTCTGACCATATCAAAG GTCCTCCTGTCTATCTGTTCGCTGCTGACGGACCCAAATCCTGATGACCCGCTGGTGCCTGAGATCGCTCACATGTACAAGACTGATAGGGCCAAGTATGAGTCCACGGCGCGCTCCTGGACCCAGAAGTATGCCATGGGCTAG
- the LOC100833232 gene encoding actin-related protein 8 isoform X2 produces the protein MEFGNIESPMYARLRHFFSTIYTRMHVKSSARPIIVVLPLCHSDDTESARASRKQYKETLYTVLFDMNVPAVCAVDQALVALYAAKRTSGIVVNIGFNTTSVVPIFQGRVMHEIGIETVGQGALKLTGFLKELMQQRNIPFESLYTVRTIKEKICYVASDYEAELSKDTQASCEVDGEGWFTLSEERFKMAEILFQPQIGGTQAMGLHKAVALCMDHCYNAEVLGDHSWFKTVVLAGGSSCLPGLPERLEKELRKLLPAYISEGIRVLPPPFGTDSAWFGAKMIGNVSTFAEAWCVNKKQFRQKARRTGGPSLANAWV, from the exons GATGCATGTAAAGTCTTCCGCTCGTCCAATTATTGTTGTCCTTCCCCTCTGCCACTCTGACG ATACCGAGTCTGCTAGGGCCTCAAGAAAACAATACAAGGAGACATTGTACACAGTTTTGTTTGACATGAATGTTCCTGCTGTTTGTGCTGTTGATCAA GCACTTGTAGCTTTGTATGCTGCTAAACGGACCTCTGGTATTGTTGTCAACATTGGATTCAATACAACATCTGTTGTTCCCA TCTTTCAAGGTAGGGTGATGCATGAGATAGGTATTGAAACTGTGGGGCAAGGTGCCCTCAAACTTACTGGATTTCTGAAGGAGCTAATGCAGCAAAGAAATATACCTTTTGAGTCACTATACACTGTTCGGACCATCAAAGAG aaaatttgcTACGTGGCATCTGATTACGAAGCTGAACTATCTAAAGACACACAAGCTTCCTGTGAGGTGGATGGTGAAGGGTGGTTCACTTTATCAGAGGAAAGATTCAAGATGGCAGAAATCCTATTCCAACCCCAGATAGGAGGAAC TCAAGCTATGGGCTTGCATAAAGCAGTAGCTCTATGTATGGATCACTGCTACAATGCAGAGGTGCTCGGTGATCACAGCTGGTTTAAGACGGTCGTCTTAGCTGGTGGATCGTCATGCTTACCTGGTTTGCCAG AGAGGCTGGAGAAAGAGCTCCGCAAACTTCTTCCTGCATACATTTCTGAAGGAATTcgagttcttcctcctccatttGGCACTGATTCCGCCTGGTTTGGTGCAAAGATGATCGGCAAT GTGAGCACTTTTGCTGAGGCATGGTGCGTAAACAAGAAGCAGTTCCGCCAGAAGGCACGTCGCACCGGTGGTCCATCGTTAGCGAACGCATGGGTATAG
- the LOC100834160 gene encoding plant cysteine oxidase 3 codes for MAWGVPTRPSSSRVQALYELCKRTFPSPPSAASSSPPPANAVRSISSLMDTITPADVGLRDDNDLEDEGGHGFFESSFMKGSARAARWAQPITYLHIYECDAFTIGIFCLPTSAVIPLHDHPGMTVFSKILYGSMHIKSYDWIEPTVLASDQSVRLAKLHKDDVLTSPCPTTVLYPQSGGNLHCFTSVTSCAVLDVLAPPYSEDAGRSCTYFHDYPFSSFSAGRTKVVDDADNYAWIEAIKTPVNIYMRPGMYTGPTVQDRLS; via the exons ATGGCGTGGGGCGTGCCCAcgcggccgtcgtcgtcgcgggTGCAGGCGCTGTACGAGCTCTGCAAACGCACCTTCCCGTcccctccctccgccgcctcgtcctcccCACCTCCGGCCAACGCCGTCCGCAGCATATCCTCCCTCATGG ATACCATCACCCCCGCGGACGTTGGGCTCAGGGACGATAATGACCTCGAGGATGAGGGCGGGCATGGCTTCTTCGAATCGAGCTTCATGAAGGGTTCGGCCAGGGCCGCGAGATGGGCGCAGCCTATCACGTATCTGCACATCTACGAGTGCGACGCCTTCACT ATTGGAATATTCTGCTTACCAACTTCAGCCGTCATTCCTCTTCATGATCATCCAGGAATGACTGTATTCAGCAAAATCCTGTATGGTTCCATGCACATTAAATCGTATGATTGGATAGAGCCTACTGTACTAGCAAGTGATCAGTCAG TGAGACTGGCCAAGTTACATAAGGATGATGTTCTTACTTCCCCGTGTCCAACCACTGTTTTGTATCCCCAAAGTGGCGGAAACCTGCACTGCTTCACTTCAGTAACTTCTTGTGCTGTCCTTGATGTACTTGCCCCACCATACTCTGAAGATGCTGGTCGAAGTTGCACTTACTTTCATGATTATCCGTTTTCTAGCTTCT CAGCTGGACGCACAAAAGTGGTTGATGACGCAGATAATTATGCCTGGATTGAGGCCATAAAGACACCTGTAAACATTTACATGCGTCCTGGCATGTATACTGGCCCAACTGTACAG GATCGTCTGTCATAG